TGCAATTGCAGAATCTCCTAATTTTTGAAAAGCAGCATATGCAACAAGTGCACTGTCAACACCGCCAGAAAGCGCAACCATTACTTTATTTTTGTCCTCAAACCAATTTACAAGTTCATCAAGATCAGTCATTTAGAGTTCTCCAGTGTCTCAATCTTTTTTCTTAGTAATGATTCTGTCTCTTTAATGGATTTATCAACGGTGTTCGATATTTTCTTCAAATCATCAAATTCTATTTTAAAATCAGTTTTTCCTTTGAAAGTAGATTTTTTGTAATTAACTACAAATGATTTACCGTTTAATGTTAGAGATACACTATGTGTTGTTCTTGGAACAATAAAGCGATTAGAATTAGAGATTCTAATTCCCAAAGTCCCAGTTTCTAAAATTAAAGAATCAACAATATCATCCACTTTGTCATCATCACAAATCACAGACACAAGATTGGTGGGCCTTCCTTTCTTGGCAATTCCATGATAAATTGAAACATCTTTTGCACCTTTGCTCATAATTTTTTCAATTAGATTCCCAAGTATTTCACCAGAGACATCATCCACGTTTGTTTCAAGAATCTTAACTGAGTCAATCGTAAAATTATTTTGAGATCCTCGTATAATTTTAAGAGTATTTGAAAAAGTTTCAAAATTTTTTTGTCCTGCACCATAACCAATCGAATCAACTTTCATGTAAGGATAATATTCCACAGCATTATTTGTTAAATTGACTAAAATACATGCTCCAGTAGGAGTAGTGAGTTCATCCTTTGAATCATTGCCTTTGATGATTAAATTTGAGTTTTTGAAAATCTCAAGAATCGCGCTTGCAGGATTAGACATTGTTCCATGCGAGAAAGTAACAGTTCCCCCACCAACTGAAACAGGCAAGCAGACAATTTTCTCTTCAAACAAACCTAAATCTTCTAATGCAATTGTTATTCCTACAATGTCTATCAGAGTATCAATACTTGATGCCTCATGAAAATGGACAGAATCTTCAGGAATGCCATGAATTTTAGATTCAGAAGAAATCAGGGTATCAATACAGGATTCTGCAAATTTTTGTGATTTTTCTAAGAGTCCTATTGATTTGACAGAATCAGTAATTGCCTTTTTAATTTCAGAACCTTTTCGTTCATGAGTTTCTTCGTCAATTTCTAAAA
The nucleotide sequence above comes from Nitrosopumilus sp.. Encoded proteins:
- the larC gene encoding nickel pincer cofactor biosynthesis protein LarC, with product MVVVIDPQIAGISGDMLLCSLIDLGADKKRVIDGIKISEKFLLNSSIKKIDFQKIQKHGIESLQLLLEIDEETHERKGSEIKKAITDSVKSIGLLEKSQKFAESCIDTLISSESKIHGIPEDSVHFHEASSIDTLIDIVGITIALEDLGLFEEKIVCLPVSVGGGTVTFSHGTMSNPASAILEIFKNSNLIIKGNDSKDELTTPTGACILVNLTNNAVEYYPYMKVDSIGYGAGQKNFETFSNTLKIIRGSQNNFTIDSVKILETNVDDVSGEILGNLIEKIMSKGAKDVSIYHGIAKKGRPTNLVSVICDDDKVDDIVDSLILETGTLGIRISNSNRFIVPRTTHSVSLTLNGKSFVVNYKKSTFKGKTDFKIEFDDLKKISNTVDKSIKETESLLRKKIETLENSK